caagccccctctccacccaagctaagacaaaggagggccaggcaatggctgccgatgactcggcagatagacctataggctccccaaaaaaccACAATCCTTTGCTCACATGggtggtggggttgcagcgaccaaaaactctaacgatcaccagtcagggacgttaccacatcggccaccacattacGAGTATTGCCTGTCATGGAtgtacaaaatatttataaaatcctGTCATTTCAAATATCATACAAGTCTCTAACGGCTAAGAAATATTTCTAGCTACATTTGTTTTCCAGATTTTAACACCATCTATCGTAAGAAAAATGTAATCGACTTTCTGTCCTTGTTCTTTTAGACTTCTGTATACGAGCAGTGTTCGGAGAATTTTTCATAGAACTTAAATTTCTCGCGACTTTCACGAAAATGATCTAATCATAGGTTTCATTACGAGCGAGGAATATCTTTAGTCCCTTGTACTTGTTCGTCTCGAGCTCTAAACATAAGGACTAATTTTATGCTCCTTTTATAACTTTCTTTCAGCACGCATGCTCAGTCTTGCTTTAAGATTATGGCAATCTATATCACAAGATACATTATTTCTTCAGTTTTTTAGCCATGAAATGCGATTATGTTTGCAATTTTGATAATTTCCGTATATATGATTATCatcttttgatatttttctctGTAACATGTACTAGATAAGTAAAATTCCGGCAACTGGTGCAAAATGAAATATGAGTAAGTGGGAATTAACCTCATGGCCATATTCTCCGTCCTTAAATATGACACGTATTACATTAATTATATGCAAATATCAAATACTATGTACTAAGAACGAGACTTATGCTATTTAGCAGTCTTATGTCAGATTATTGCTGGGGGTTAATGTACTTATGTGTCGAAGGGAAAATGGAATCTATTTGTGCAGAccgtaggataaaaaaaaaaaaaggtatttgagCATATTCAAACATAGCAATCATGTGGTCAACGCTATCCTCAAGTCTACAAAGAAAGTTGCTAATGGCAaaactcggttttttttttttctctacttgcCGTTTTCTTTTGCTCACACGTCTTCCATATTACTTCGGTATTATTTGGGGAAGGGTTTTCTGCTACAGAAGGACATTCCCTTCCAGATTTTGTAGGAAGTTGAATAAGCAGGGCTTTAGAACTTATATGTACTCTAAGTAGGGCTTTCTTTCGTTCACAAcgtttaggttttttatttttttttttacatttcgatTGCAATCTTATCGCGAATTTGATCCCCTATTGTATTTAACCATATCACATAATGTCAAGTTCACTCTCGTCTCACAAATAGCATTGTCTTTCGAGTGTCAAAGCTCAAAGGGGAATTTCTCGGCCCTTACACCTATTCCTGGAAACAATGCCCTGACACCTCACATCACCAGTCGGGAGCTTAGAAGAATTGCCTAGGCTGATAGTTTCCTGTCTAACGTAGGGAGTTTTCGCACTTAAGTAAGGCTGTAAAACGGTTAGGAGGGGACGGAGAAATATTTTCTAAATAGGAAACGATGTGACGTCACGACTATTAGAGAAGAAACACCACTTTAGTCGTGTTTTCCACATGGTTATTTTTAGCTTGGAAGAAAAAATTCAATAtcacaagtttaaaggtttaaaggccgctcatgaatggcaaaggcaccggacagtgacattaccttatcaagcaggacaatgccctagagactgaccatatatacacatgttcagcgcccaagcccgcctctccatccaagctaggaccaaggagggccagacaatggctgctgatgtctcagcagatagacctataggctcctccaaacccaccatccttagctcacaaggatggtgggcttgcagcgaccaaagaaactatcgagtttgagcaggacttgaaccccagtcagggacgttactacatcggctacCATATCTCTTATTCTTATCTGGGCAATCAAGAATTCACATACTTTTCCTTTCTCAGTACCCAGTTTCTGAAGTAACTCGTCCATTTGATTTGCTTTTCTTAACCTTATTTTATTTAAGGTGGAATGGGCTAATAAATTTATTCGAAATACAGCAAGAGTCGGTTATAACCAGACTCTAGAAAAAGTCTGACTACTTACACCTAAAAAGTAACTCAATCAGAGAATAGTTTACAATGTAACCAACACGAATAATAAACTTACGGAAACAATGTCAAAGAATCATTATCAGGAACGTTAATATAGTTATTTATGATAAAAGATAATTAAGgtaggatatatttttttatagagaaaagaatatataaataaggaATAATTACTGCTTCGTCATCACGAATTGAAAgataatttaaaagatatataaataaagtttatttcAGCTTAGTTTTTTCCAAACACTGGTTCCAGTCAGGCCAAAGTCTTCCCTTGACGCGTAATACGTAATCATAGAGATTTGTAAATTCTCCTGAAATATGGAAAAAGTAATTAGAATCTGCTTGAAGTACTCGTTTAGTATTTATAgcatatataaaagtaataatgtcaataatttacttttattttcatcataatttcaaaacaataGGACAGACTGAAAATTTGGGTTACTTTACAACCAATAGTAATTCGCACGGTTTATTGGTAAATTTTATATTAGGATAATTATATCATTGTTCATTTATCTTTcgattataaagaataaaaagaagacaaaggatTCAACTTGCCTTTAATGATGTCATAATAGGGTGAGCGATtgtaattgtataatatatttgcCATGAACGCAAACATGGTACAATCTACTTCTGTCAGATTGTCCCCCATGAGATACGGTTTTCTCCCTAAaaagtaccgagagagagagagagagagagagagagagagagagagagagagagagagagagagagagagagagagagagcatggttgTTAGTTTTGATGTTGGTGATATGAATTTTCTTATCACAAAGTAATAAATGGTTCAGAGCCCAATTCGAAAATTAGCCGCCGTAATAAACTGATGAATTTCAATCATTAGCTCCACATACTTGTAGCAAATAGCTTACTTACCCAGGTATTTTGAAAGGGCTCTTAGATCGGCAGTAATCATATTTTCGACTTCGGAGGGCGAGTGTCTCCCGAGTCCTTGGTACCAAAGAGCCGCTTTTTGACTTCTTAcgaaaataggttttattaaactCACGAAAAAGGGCTGCTTCATCCCCTCCAAGAGAGTTCTGCCATCGTCAACTATGAATCTCCACACTCGAAggcccctttaaaaaaaaaaagaattaagatataaaacaaatatatatatatacatatatatatacatatatatatatatatacatatatatatacatatatatatatatatatatatacacatatatatatatacatatatatatatatatatatatatatatatatatatatatatatatatatatatatatatatatatatatggaaagtaaatagcatacaaattatatacagtatatatatatatatatatatatatatatatatatatacatggaaagtAAATAGCattacaaattatttatatatatacatatacatatatatatatatatatatatatatatatatatatatatatatatatatggaaagtaaaTAGCATTACAAATTATAAGTaaccagatagaaaaaaaaataaagtgttacATTTTGAATAATCAGGATTTGAACAGAGATGCTGGGAATGAAATCATCCTCGGCCCTCCTGACTAAAAAAGGTACATCGACAAAGTAAACCTTCTTGTCGTTAGGATTCTTATGGGACTGGCGGCCTTTTACAATCGCTTCAGGATTCACCTCTGAGATTCCAGACGCTATTATTGTCAACCCGGCCACAGTAAAGCCTGCAAATTAACAGCCATTCCGTCGACATCCGTATCTGGAACGCGAAGTTTACTGCGGCGCTGGAAGATCACAATCAGGAAATAAACCAGTTATTGCCTTCTCTTATTCGCTTATCTACTTAAACGTAGATGGTCCGCAGTATACAGCATTTAAGAGGCGCTAATCATTTCCGGATAAAGGCTGCTTTCCCGTGGGCAGGAGAGCGGGCTCATCCGGTTGTCATATTAATTTGTTCCTAACTAGACCCATCAGCCTAAGAAAaaccagttgttttttttttttttttcctccaagtcTTGACACTAATCTTCCCTCTATCGAGATCGTTTGGTTTCAATCCTCCACAGTTTTCGCCTATTCTCTCCAAAAtcctatttaaaagtttaaatgtcggGCATGATTAGCACAGAGGATAGGTCATCTCACTATCGTTATCAGCACCCAAGGATCCACTCCACATAAGATCGGACCAGGaatgaccagacaatggctgcttctgacacagaaaatagatatatacggGCCTCTCATCCCCCAAAAAATACCATTAATAGCCGGTAATGGTGTCTTCACAAATAAAACCTATCAACCTGCGAACATAACTATAACCCAGGACCTACAAATTGCGAGCCTATGAtatttccaatatgctaccacaacACTAAATGTTTTCATTGGTTTAAATTATTTCACTGTGTGATCTGTAGATTCAACGCGCCTATGACTTGAATCTCCTTGTTACCAGTATATTTCAGGCTCAAATTTTATGTTCAAGGTTTTTACTCTTTGTTTTGTTGTTAGCCGATATTTTCTCGCACTTGCGGCTTTGAAATTTATTCCCCCTTAAATTTCTCTTCTTCCGGCACATTCCTTCTATTCTTGTTAGTGTTCACTCATTTCGAAACACTTTCTTAAACCATAAACTTTGGCACTAAAGCATTATCTGATTAGAAAAGCCGTAACTTCGTAAAGTGTAGTACCTCTATGATATAATTTCTGGCCATTATTTTCTCGGCTATACCGTCCAAATCttacattttgtttttataaagaacatACGTGACCTATGAATAACCCTGGTGATGAGATCACTTCAGATTGATTTTGGAGTTATCTCATGGTTAAAACTGCTAAacttgtttatatacaatattttttacCGTTCTTTGACTAAATTTATCAAAGATTATAAAACCATAATACCCTCACATATTTGGTAGTTATTATATCAGATTTTTCTTCAGACAATACTGAATAACGATTAAACAATCGAGGCCATAAGATCTTTTTATACTTTGCTCTAATGagattttgccttttttttcccCTTTCCCATAGGTACTGTTATGGCCACCCCATTGTTCACCTGGGATTCCAAAAGACCCTCACGTCTCTCATTTCCTCTATGGACAACAGCGTTCCCTGCGGATTTTCTATCCCAGAATATAGAGTAAATGCATCTTCTTACTTTCATTCAACTTAATTGGTGTAATTTCTCCTTTATTAGGAAGCAATTCTATTTCTTATCATTGGCTAAAAGAACTAATTTAAATTTCCAAATGATTTTTCTCTGTCCCGATAGGTTTGGCTAGCAGTAAACAcactgattaaaaataaaaaaataaatacatctatatttatatgggATTAACAATTCTATTCGAATTCAATACTTTAATTAGTGTAATCTCTATATTCTAAGAAGCGATTCTATTTCCTGCTATTGGCTAAAATAACTAATTTATATTTCCAAATAGTTTTTCTCGGCCCCGACAGGTTTGGCTAGCAGTAAACGCACTTATTTTCAGAAAATTGCATCTATCATTATACGACATTAACAATTTTATTCGAATTCAATACTTTACCAAGCTATGTGTTCCTCTATCATCATAGCAAAGCCTCGTGCTATAGCCTTTTCTTCCTCCGACAGCCCGCTGTTAAAGTCTTTGTCGAACTTTTTCGACAGTGCTTCTATTATTAGTTGGGAGTCGTGTAGCTCTTCACCATTTAGAGTGATCCATGGGGTTTTTCCTTTCGCGCCCATAGGTTCATCATGTTCTAACTGAAAATAATTAACCATatgtatataacatttatttatatgcatacatatatgtacatgcacacacacacacacacacatatatatatatatatatatatatatatatatatatatatatatatatatataacgagagagagagagagagagagagagagagagagagagagagagagagagagagagagagagagtgtatatatatatatatatataaattttatatatatatatatatatatatatatatatagagagagagagagagagagagagagagagagagagagagagagagagagagagagagagagagagagagagatatgtatatatatatatataatatgtatatatgtatatatgtatatatatatatatatatatatatatatataatatatatatatatatatgtatatgtatatgtatatgtatatgtatatgtatatgtatatgtatatgtatatgtatatgtatatatatatatatatatatatatatatatatatatatatatatatatatatatatatatatgtttgtgattgtgcgtgtgtgtgttcatacattctttgaaataaaataataacttcACGACCTTTCACACACCTTAcggatttgtttaatttttttttacgctTTTGTACACTATTGCTTTATATTCTTAACTATAGCTGATATAATTCGTCCTCTGTTTACtgcttttattttatcattaatagaaaaaaatgatgGACAGTTACAGTAAGTTCTTGCAATATCTAGTAAGCATATTTTACACAAACCATTGTTTTTAGAAGAAAAGCCGTGTAGATAATGTTTAACGATGTCTATTTTTAGCAGGGAAATCATTGACCAGAGAAACATTATACTTCTGAATGGGTTAATTAGAGTGAGTTTAAGTTTTGTATTTGAACTCCATAAAATTATTGCATTTATCACAAGCTCTTCTTGCACTCATATCTGCAGTGAAATTAATAAAAACTGACTAAATtacgaaaatataaataaaaaattaggaGCTTTATTTGACATCTAAATAGACTCTTTACAGAAAAACGGTATATGtaaactaatcataaaaaaaagagaaaaaaatccttCATGATATAGTAATCAAAATTAAACAAttcgaattaaaaataaaaatctccaAAATCTTACTGGGGAAACATAGCTGTCTTTAACATGTGCCAAGACGAACGAAACATTTAAAGGCAGAGATATCTCGTTAAAAATATTGGTCTATTTGATTAATTAAGTAATCAAataaaaccataataataggacTTCTTGACGTTCATTAAAAATCCTTAGAACATTAGTGCGATATTTCCGCATCAAAACGATTTCACCTTACCGAAGGTAAGTTACCTTGTAAGGGATTTGGGCGAGGCGAAGGTAAGTCAGCAGTTTCATCACAAAAGGGGagatgttgggagttaaatagccAGGCGTGGGACAGTGCACCAGCACCACGTCATCCCCCGCTGACTTCCATACACTTCTGAAAGATCATGCATATTTCCGTTAAATTAGTTTATGTGGTATGTttgtatcaatgtatatatatgtatgtatatatatatatatatatatatatatatatatatatacatatatattatacatacatatatatacatatatgcatatatatatatatatatatatatacatatatatatatatatatatatatatatatacacagatacatatacatatatatacatacatataaacatatatatatatatacatatacatacagtatacatacatatacatatatccatattacattatatatatatatatatatatatatatatatatatatatatatatatatacattatacatatatatacatatacatatatatacatatacatatatatacacatacatatatatatatacacatacatatatatacacatacatatatatacacacatacatatatatacacacatacatatatatacacatacatatatatatatgtacatatatacatatatatatatatatatatatatacatatatatacatatacataaatatatacatatacatataaacaggaACGCATATGATAatcatatacacacttatatatcgtatatatgtatatatatatacacacacatacatgtatttacatatatatatatatatatatatatatttatatatacatatatatatttattcatgaataaataaatatatatatatatatacagtatatatatatatatatatatatatatatatatatatatatatatatatatatatatatatatatatatataacttgagtaTTGCATACACTACCTTCTAATCTGTCTGACTATGATACGGCGATATATATAAACGAGGAAAGTTGTTACCAATATACTAATCATCACGGTCAGTATGGATCCGGGGGAAGGCGTCACGTCTATTTCTTTCATCTCTTCTGAGCTGTTGACTTCTTCTGTCTAGAAACATAGAAGAGAGAATGTGTCACAGGATAGCTCACATACATacaaagttacacacacacacacacacacacatatatatatatatatatatatatatatatatatatatatatatatatatatatatatatgtatgtatacatatatatacacatatatacatacatatgtatatgcacattacatatatatatatatatatatatatatatatatatatatatatatatatacacatacatatatgtatacacatatatacatatatatgtatacatacacacacacattatatatatatatatatatatatatatatatatacatatatatatatatacatatatacagtatatacacacacatatatatatatatatatatataatatatatatatatatatatatatatatatatatatatatatatatatatatatatatatatatacatatatacatatacgtatatatacatatatatacgtatatgtgtatatctaatgcaattttcattgaaggcgatagctaTAGTGGCAGTAATGTGTTTTCTGTAGGAATCTTCAAATTTCTTCAGCTTCTTTAATTTTTCAGGCACtcgaaaacttaaagaagctgaggaaataaaaaaatatatacatatacatatacatatacatatacatatacatatatatatatatatatatatataattatgtatgtagaaATCACAACAGCTAACACGTATTAAGCATAAAATACATATTACAGCCACGAAAGAAAAAGTGAATAGTCTTTTGACCTTTTCATTTCGTgactatatcatacacacacatacatacacacaaccctTTCCCTTCACCATAAAGTTTCAGAGCATTTCTGAGAACATTCTATAAATCAATTTTCAGAATACATTCCAATAAAGATACCTCCTTACTCATCATcgtctacgtctctctctctctctctctctctctctctctctctctctctctctctcaatgataagaaaacaatgaaaaaagacATTCCTTCCTTCTCTTTGAAATCAACTAGAA
The genomic region above belongs to Palaemon carinicauda isolate YSFRI2023 chromosome 45, ASM3689809v2, whole genome shotgun sequence and contains:
- the LOC137634652 gene encoding failed axon connections homolog isoform X2, giving the protein MTEEVNSSEEMKEIDVTPSPGSILTVMISILVTTFLVYIYRRIIVRQIRRSVWKSAGDDVVLVHCPTPGYLTPNISPFVMKLLTYLRLAQIPYKLEHDEPMGAKGKTPWITLNGEELHDSQLIIEALSKKFDKDFNSGLSEEEKAIARGFAMMIEEHIAWGLRVWRFIVDDGRTLLEGMKQPFFVSLIKPIFVRSQKAALWYQGLGRHSPSEVENMITADLRALSKYLGRKPYLMGDNLTEVDCTMFAFMANILYNYNRSPYYDIIKGEFTNLYDYVLRVKGRLWPDWNQCLEKTKLK
- the LOC137634652 gene encoding failed axon connections homolog isoform X3; amino-acid sequence: MKEIDVTPSPGSILTVMISILVTTFLVYIYRRIIVRQIRRSVWKSAGDDVVLVHCPTPGYLTPNISPFVMKLLTYLRLAQIPYKLEHDEPMGAKGKTPWITLNGEELHDSQLIIEALSKKFDKDFNSGLSEEEKAIARGFAMMIEEHIAWGLRVWRFIVDDGRTLLEGMKQPFFVSLIKPIFVRSQKAALWYQGLGRHSPSEVENMITADLRALSKYLGRKPYLMGDNLTEVDCTMFAFMANILYNYNRSPYYDIIKGEFTNLYDYVLRVKGRLWPDWNQCLEKTKLK